One part of the Streptomyces lydicus genome encodes these proteins:
- the moeZ gene encoding adenylyltransferase/sulfurtransferase MoeZ, whose product MSLPPLVEPASELTVDEVRRYSRHLIIPDVGMDGQKRLKNAKVLCVGAGGLGSPALMYLAAAGVGTLGIVEFDEVDESNLQRQIIHSQADIGRSKAASAKDTVLGINPYVTVNLHEERLDSTNVMELFAQYDLIVDGTDNFATRYLVNDACVLLNKPYVWGSIYRFDGQASVFWSEHGPCYRCLYPEPPPPGMVPSCAEGGVLGVLCASIGSIQVNEAIKLLAGIGDPLVGRLMIYDALEMTYRQVKVRKDPDCAVCGENPTVTELIDYEAFCGVVSEEAQEAAAGSTITPRQLKEWIDADEKIDIIDVREPNEFEIVSIPGARLIPKNEFLMGSALQDLPQDRKIVLHCKTGVRSAEVLAVLKSAGFADAVHVGGGVIGWVNTVEPEKPVY is encoded by the coding sequence GTGTCGCTGCCACCCCTGGTCGAGCCCGCTTCGGAGCTCACCGTCGACGAGGTCCGCAGGTACTCCCGCCACCTGATCATCCCCGATGTCGGGATGGACGGGCAGAAGCGGCTGAAGAACGCCAAGGTGCTCTGTGTCGGCGCCGGCGGCCTGGGCTCGCCCGCGCTGATGTATCTGGCCGCGGCCGGCGTGGGCACGCTCGGCATCGTGGAGTTCGACGAGGTCGACGAGTCGAACCTGCAGCGCCAGATCATCCACAGCCAGGCGGACATCGGCCGCTCCAAGGCCGCGTCCGCCAAGGACACGGTCCTGGGCATCAACCCGTACGTCACGGTCAACCTGCACGAAGAGCGCCTCGACTCCACGAACGTCATGGAGCTCTTCGCCCAGTACGACCTCATCGTGGACGGCACGGACAACTTCGCCACCCGCTACCTGGTCAACGACGCCTGCGTGCTGCTGAACAAGCCGTACGTCTGGGGCTCGATCTACCGCTTCGACGGCCAGGCGTCGGTCTTCTGGTCCGAGCACGGCCCCTGCTACCGCTGCCTGTACCCGGAGCCCCCGCCGCCGGGCATGGTGCCCTCCTGCGCCGAGGGTGGCGTCCTCGGCGTGCTGTGCGCCTCCATCGGCTCCATCCAGGTCAACGAGGCCATCAAGCTCCTGGCCGGCATCGGCGACCCGCTCGTCGGCCGCCTGATGATCTACGACGCCCTGGAGATGACGTACCGCCAGGTCAAGGTCCGCAAGGACCCGGACTGCGCGGTCTGCGGGGAGAACCCGACCGTCACCGAGCTCATCGACTACGAGGCGTTCTGCGGCGTCGTGTCCGAGGAGGCCCAGGAGGCGGCGGCCGGCTCGACGATCACTCCGCGGCAGCTCAAGGAGTGGATCGACGCCGACGAGAAGATCGACATCATCGACGTCCGCGAGCCGAACGAGTTCGAGATCGTCTCCATCCCCGGCGCCCGCCTGATCCCGAAGAACGAGTTCCTGATGGGCAGCGCCCTGCAGGACCTGCCGCAGGACCGGAAGATCGTCCTGCACTGCAAGACGGGCGTCCGCTCGGCGGAGGTGCTGGCGGTGCTGAAGTCCGCGGGCTTCGCCGACGCGGTGCACGTCGGCGGCGGCGTCATCGGCTGGGTGAACACCGTCGAGCCGGAGAAGCCGGTCTACTAG
- a CDS encoding spherulation-specific family 4 protein: MSHLTTPAGGTRAPTGAAPLGLGAPGFGHPLLAAAEWAELLRCPPGTLHWAVLNVSNGPGARPDPYCLPAAARLRETGVRVLGHLDLGRGARPYAELVSDAHRYLEWYKVDGFWLDRAPNGPVHLPATRRTTATLRALSDGGHLVLGHGSHPHPGYAEYADQLVTFAGRWADYRWSQVAEWTADHPPQRFCHLVHSVPRTHVEEALRIARWQGAGTVYVTDRRAAGAAGAAGDAWESLPGYWDECVSRIGTGVSE; the protein is encoded by the coding sequence ATGTCGCATCTGACCACCCCGGCCGGTGGCACCCGCGCGCCGACCGGGGCCGCCCCGCTGGGCCTCGGCGCCCCCGGCTTCGGGCATCCGCTGCTGGCCGCCGCCGAGTGGGCCGAACTGCTGCGCTGCCCGCCGGGGACGCTGCACTGGGCGGTGCTCAACGTGTCCAACGGGCCCGGTGCCCGGCCCGACCCGTACTGCCTGCCGGCCGCCGCCCGGCTGCGTGAGACGGGTGTCCGAGTGCTGGGACACCTGGACCTGGGGCGTGGCGCGCGCCCCTACGCCGAGCTGGTCTCCGACGCCCACCGCTACCTGGAGTGGTACAAGGTCGACGGCTTCTGGCTCGACCGCGCCCCCAACGGCCCGGTCCACCTGCCCGCGACCCGGCGGACCACCGCCACCCTGCGGGCCCTGAGCGACGGCGGCCACCTGGTCCTCGGGCACGGCAGCCACCCGCACCCCGGCTACGCCGAGTACGCCGACCAGCTCGTCACCTTCGCCGGGCGCTGGGCCGACTACCGCTGGTCACAGGTGGCGGAGTGGACCGCCGACCACCCTCCGCAGCGGTTCTGCCACCTCGTCCACAGCGTGCCGCGCACCCATGTGGAGGAGGCGCTGCGGATCGCCCGCTGGCAGGGGGCGGGCACCGTGTACGTCACCGACCGCCGGGCCGCCGGGGCGGCGGGTGCCGCCGGTGACGCCTGGGAGTCGCTGCCCGGCTACTGGGACGAATGTGTCTCGCGCATCGGAACAGGTGTCTCGGAATGA
- a CDS encoding NAD-dependent epimerase/dehydratase family protein, with protein MRVLLIGANGYLGRYVADRLLADPAVQLTALGRGDDADVRFDLATGSPGALTRFLDAVHPGVVVNCAGATRGGARELTRHNTVAVATICESLRRSGCGARLVHLGCASEYGPSQPGSSTAEDAVPRPGGPYGVSKLAATELVLGSGLDAVVLRVFSPVGPGTPAGSPLGRLAEAMRRAMQSGDSELKLGGLGVQRDFVDVRDVARAVHAASLSAAQGVVNIGTGRAVRLREAASVLARVAGFGGALHELDSPPARLVIPGPAAEHPVGSPPATYPYPDGCGTWQQADVRTARDRLGWRPRIGLEESLADIWMEAACRI; from the coding sequence ATGAGGGTGCTGCTCATCGGCGCCAACGGCTACCTCGGCCGCTACGTCGCCGACCGCCTGCTCGCCGACCCCGCCGTCCAGCTCACCGCCCTCGGGCGGGGCGACGACGCCGACGTCCGCTTCGACCTGGCCACCGGCAGCCCCGGCGCGCTCACCCGCTTCCTCGACGCGGTGCACCCCGGCGTGGTCGTCAACTGCGCCGGCGCCACCCGGGGCGGCGCCCGGGAACTGACCCGGCACAACACCGTCGCGGTCGCCACCATCTGCGAGTCGCTGCGCCGCAGCGGCTGCGGCGCCCGCCTCGTCCACCTGGGCTGCGCCTCCGAGTACGGGCCCTCGCAGCCCGGCTCGTCGACCGCCGAGGACGCGGTGCCGCGCCCCGGCGGCCCGTACGGCGTCAGCAAGCTCGCCGCCACCGAACTCGTCCTGGGCTCCGGGCTGGACGCGGTGGTGCTGCGGGTCTTCTCCCCGGTCGGGCCCGGAACGCCGGCCGGCTCGCCGCTCGGCCGGCTCGCCGAGGCCATGCGCCGCGCCATGCAGTCCGGCGACAGCGAACTCAAGCTCGGCGGGCTCGGCGTGCAGCGGGACTTCGTCGACGTGCGCGACGTGGCCCGGGCCGTGCACGCCGCCTCGCTGTCCGCCGCGCAGGGCGTGGTCAACATCGGTACCGGCCGCGCGGTGCGGCTGCGCGAGGCCGCTTCGGTGCTCGCCCGGGTCGCCGGCTTCGGCGGCGCGCTGCACGAGCTGGACTCGCCGCCGGCCCGGCTGGTGATCCCCGGCCCGGCCGCCGAGCACCCCGTGGGCTCGCCGCCCGCCACCTACCCGTACCCGGACGGCTGCGGCACCTGGCAGCAGGCCGATGTGCGCACCGCCCGCGACCGGCTCGGCTGGCGCCCCCGGATCGGCCTGGAGGAGTCGCTGGCCGACATCTGGATGGAGGCGGCATGTCGCATCTGA
- a CDS encoding DUF3492 domain-containing protein, whose amino-acid sequence MRIGLLTEGGHPYASGESHAWCDRLVRGLTGHDFEVYALNARPGRAARGGPRLPEHVRRGHGAPLWGDFPAAHLRAAEERRGRAPGRRARRRFAEHFGALVSAFAAGPAGGRPADREEIPDNALTSKADRFAAGLYGLAEQAREHGGLPALLRSEDAVRTLEAVCHGPRALPAAHGAQVNDLLAVAEQLELALRPLSLDWYGDGPTPGLDAVDLCHATSGGAAALPGLLAKRFFDTPLLVTEYGVRLREHYLARAATPMSAPVRALLAAFQGALAAETYARAALITPGNTHARRWQERCGADRARLRTVYPGMDTAPFAAVADAPADDSRTLVWVGAIEPAKDLVALLHAFAELRRTEPAATLRIVGGLGRDPQAPGYLAHCRALAAQLFPDEAADARTVGENPVSFEEIGGPDVPALADAYASATVVVLSSVVEGFPRSLVEAMFCGRATVSTDAGAVCEVIGGTGLVVPPRNPRALAEACRALLGDPDRRARLGAAARARALELFTVEQNIAAFRGIYLELMSHAPARPADRRGRHAQGLPRPFDRPAESHVPGRWAATGAAHRSGAATGPTGPGAPAGRTPSWAAPAPERGAGVPVMSEP is encoded by the coding sequence GTGCGCATTGGACTCCTCACCGAGGGTGGCCATCCATATGCGTCCGGTGAGTCGCACGCGTGGTGCGACCGGCTCGTGCGCGGGCTCACCGGACATGACTTCGAGGTCTACGCCCTGAACGCGCGGCCCGGCCGGGCCGCGCGCGGAGGGCCCCGCCTGCCGGAGCACGTACGGCGGGGGCACGGCGCCCCCCTGTGGGGCGACTTTCCCGCCGCCCACCTCCGGGCCGCCGAGGAACGCCGGGGCCGCGCGCCCGGACGGCGGGCCCGCCGCCGCTTCGCCGAGCACTTCGGCGCGCTGGTGTCGGCCTTCGCCGCGGGCCCCGCCGGCGGCCGTCCCGCGGACCGGGAAGAGATCCCCGACAACGCGCTGACCAGTAAGGCGGACCGTTTCGCCGCTGGTCTGTACGGGCTGGCCGAACAGGCTCGCGAGCACGGCGGACTGCCCGCCCTGCTCCGCTCCGAGGACGCGGTCCGCACCCTGGAGGCCGTCTGCCACGGCCCCCGCGCGCTGCCCGCCGCCCACGGCGCCCAGGTCAACGACCTGCTGGCGGTCGCGGAACAGCTCGAACTCGCCCTGCGCCCGCTGTCGCTGGACTGGTACGGCGACGGGCCCACCCCCGGCCTCGACGCCGTCGACCTCTGCCACGCCACCTCCGGCGGCGCGGCCGCCCTGCCCGGGCTGCTGGCCAAACGCTTCTTCGACACGCCGCTCCTGGTCACCGAGTACGGCGTCCGGCTGCGCGAGCACTACCTCGCGCGCGCCGCGACCCCGATGAGCGCGCCGGTACGCGCCCTGCTCGCCGCCTTCCAGGGCGCGCTCGCCGCCGAGACCTACGCCCGGGCCGCCCTGATCACCCCCGGCAACACCCACGCCCGCCGCTGGCAGGAGCGCTGCGGCGCCGACCGGGCCCGGCTGCGCACGGTCTACCCCGGCATGGACACGGCCCCGTTCGCCGCCGTCGCGGACGCCCCCGCAGACGACTCCCGGACGCTGGTGTGGGTCGGCGCCATCGAGCCCGCCAAGGACCTGGTGGCACTGCTGCACGCGTTCGCCGAACTGCGGAGGACCGAGCCGGCCGCCACCCTCCGCATCGTCGGCGGCCTCGGCCGCGACCCGCAGGCGCCCGGCTACCTCGCGCACTGCCGGGCGCTGGCCGCCCAGCTCTTCCCCGACGAGGCGGCCGACGCCCGCACCGTCGGCGAGAACCCGGTCAGCTTCGAGGAGATCGGCGGCCCCGACGTACCGGCCCTGGCGGACGCCTACGCCTCCGCCACGGTGGTGGTGCTCTCCAGCGTCGTCGAGGGCTTTCCGCGCTCCCTGGTGGAGGCGATGTTCTGCGGCCGCGCCACGGTGTCCACCGACGCCGGCGCGGTCTGCGAAGTCATCGGCGGCACCGGGCTGGTCGTGCCGCCGCGCAACCCCCGGGCGCTCGCCGAGGCGTGCCGGGCGCTGCTCGGCGACCCCGACCGCCGGGCCCGGCTGGGCGCGGCGGCCCGGGCGCGGGCGCTCGAACTCTTCACCGTCGAGCAGAACATCGCGGCATTTCGTGGCATCTACCTGGAGCTGATGTCGCACGCCCCGGCCCGCCCCGCCGACCGCCGCGGGCGGCACGCCCAGGGCCTGCCGCGGCCCTTCGACCGCCCCGCCGAGTCCCACGTCCCCGGCCGGTGGGCGGCGACCGGGGCCGCCCACCGGTCCGGCGCCGCCACCGGGCCGACCGGGCCGGGTGCGCCGGCCGGCCGTACGCCGAGCTGGGCGGCGCCGGCGCCGGAGCGGGGCGCCGGGGTCCCGGTGATGTCCGAGCCATGA
- a CDS encoding DUF3152 domain-containing protein has product MGRHSRRSRPETENPAQPAVPPGSGPREPAPGPGRRRREPAEGAPVRGGHPEQHEPGGGWGTLPGAPATPPGAADGPRIPRPRAEMPAGRPLAAPGSGPGPRREYVDAFDAGVYPAGPGRPGAADGPADPEDDVFRAGAPDAPVRRAAPVVPPGARFTGRSVVFAREGAGFGPDGPDGPGAYAGSGAAGADGAEPGVTVGQDPAGQDPADAVGADPDEARHGARKGSMGRTFTGAAAAAVTTVLAVVIAGQVAEQHKDGADPQPRSGNDRTDGAGDETSRSNARPTQDAKAAGYDEQMTQVFPLAADLTASGRFKPVGSDAKAPGHGKLLRYRVDIEEGLPLDGKLFAEAVHKTLNDDRSWAHGGQRTFQRVASGPADFVITLASPGTTAKWCAKSGLDTTEDNVSCDSAATDRVMINAYRWAQGAKTYGRDKMLAYRQMLINHEVGHRLGHNHEICSRQGALAPVMMQQTKFLTTDGVTCRPNSWPFPTQR; this is encoded by the coding sequence GTGGGACGCCATAGCCGCCGGAGCCGGCCGGAGACCGAGAACCCCGCGCAGCCGGCCGTACCCCCGGGCAGCGGCCCGCGGGAGCCCGCGCCGGGGCCGGGCCGCCGCAGACGCGAGCCGGCCGAGGGCGCCCCGGTGCGCGGCGGGCACCCCGAACAGCACGAGCCGGGCGGCGGCTGGGGCACGCTTCCCGGCGCCCCGGCGACCCCGCCCGGCGCCGCCGACGGGCCGAGGATTCCCCGGCCGCGCGCGGAGATGCCCGCCGGCCGGCCGCTCGCCGCGCCGGGCAGCGGCCCGGGCCCCCGCCGCGAGTACGTCGACGCCTTCGACGCCGGCGTGTACCCGGCCGGGCCGGGACGCCCCGGCGCGGCCGACGGTCCGGCCGACCCCGAGGACGACGTGTTCCGGGCCGGTGCGCCCGACGCCCCCGTCCGGCGGGCGGCCCCTGTCGTACCGCCCGGCGCCCGGTTCACCGGACGCTCGGTGGTCTTCGCCCGCGAGGGGGCCGGCTTCGGCCCCGACGGCCCCGACGGGCCGGGCGCTTACGCCGGCTCCGGCGCGGCGGGCGCCGACGGCGCGGAGCCCGGCGTTACGGTCGGTCAGGACCCGGCGGGCCAGGACCCGGCCGACGCGGTGGGCGCCGACCCGGACGAGGCACGGCACGGCGCCAGGAAGGGCAGCATGGGCCGGACGTTCACCGGTGCGGCGGCCGCCGCGGTGACCACCGTGCTCGCCGTGGTCATCGCGGGCCAGGTGGCCGAGCAGCACAAGGACGGCGCGGACCCGCAGCCGCGCAGCGGCAACGACCGTACCGACGGCGCCGGCGACGAGACCTCCCGGTCGAACGCCCGGCCCACCCAGGACGCCAAGGCCGCCGGTTACGACGAGCAGATGACCCAGGTCTTCCCGCTGGCCGCCGACCTGACGGCCAGCGGCCGGTTCAAGCCGGTCGGCAGCGACGCCAAGGCGCCCGGCCACGGCAAGCTGCTGCGCTACCGGGTCGACATCGAGGAGGGGCTGCCGCTGGACGGCAAGCTGTTCGCCGAGGCGGTGCACAAGACCCTCAACGACGACCGCAGTTGGGCGCACGGCGGGCAGCGGACCTTCCAGCGGGTGGCCTCCGGCCCCGCCGACTTCGTGATCACGCTGGCGAGCCCGGGCACCACCGCCAAGTGGTGTGCCAAGTCCGGTCTCGACACCACCGAGGACAACGTCTCCTGCGACTCGGCGGCCACCGACCGCGTCATGATCAACGCCTACCGGTGGGCGCAGGGTGCCAAGACCTACGGGCGCGACAAGATGCTCGCCTACCGGCAGATGCTGATCAACCACGAGGTCGGTCACCGGCTCGGTCACAACCACGAGATCTGCTCCCGGCAGGGCGCCCTGGCGCCGGTGATGATGCAGCAGACCAAGTTCCTGACGACCGACGGCGTGACCTGCCGGCCCAACTCCTGGCCGTTCCCCACCCAGCGCTGA
- a CDS encoding alpha/beta fold hydrolase, with amino-acid sequence MSSTESPDTATAALPVPPAGPGGRAAAEAVRTVTLPGLTLSVRAPLERDGGPAGGDEADRAPALYLHGLGGSSQNWSALMPLLADRLDGEALDLPGFGQSPPPDDGSYSVSAQARAVIRYLDAADRGPVHLLGNSMGGAAATRVAAVRPDLVRTLTLISPALPELRPQRTAVPTALLAVPGLAGLFGRLTRDWTPERRTREVMALCYGDPGRVTPEGFNAAVDEYRRRLELPYFWEVMERSARGLVNAYTLGGQHNLWRQAERVLAPTLLVYGGRDRLVSFRMARRAAAAFRGSRLLTLPEAGHVAMMEYPEAVARAVRELLDSEVNDVTADAGRS; translated from the coding sequence ATGTCTTCGACCGAGTCGCCGGACACCGCGACCGCCGCCCTTCCGGTCCCGCCGGCCGGCCCCGGCGGCCGCGCCGCGGCGGAGGCGGTGCGCACCGTGACCCTGCCGGGCCTGACGCTGAGTGTGCGGGCGCCGTTGGAGAGGGACGGCGGGCCGGCGGGCGGCGACGAGGCGGACCGGGCACCCGCCCTCTACCTCCACGGCCTCGGCGGTTCCTCGCAGAACTGGTCCGCGCTGATGCCGCTGCTCGCCGACCGGCTCGACGGGGAGGCCCTCGACCTGCCCGGCTTCGGCCAGTCACCCCCGCCGGACGACGGCAGTTACTCGGTCTCCGCGCAGGCCCGGGCGGTCATCCGCTACCTCGACGCGGCCGACCGCGGCCCCGTCCACCTCCTCGGCAACTCGATGGGCGGCGCCGCGGCGACCCGCGTGGCGGCCGTCCGCCCGGACCTCGTGCGCACCCTGACGCTGATCTCGCCGGCCCTGCCCGAGCTGCGGCCGCAGCGGACGGCGGTGCCCACCGCGCTGCTCGCGGTCCCCGGCCTCGCCGGGCTCTTCGGCCGGCTCACCCGCGACTGGACGCCCGAGCGCCGCACCCGCGAGGTGATGGCGCTCTGTTACGGCGACCCCGGCCGGGTCACCCCGGAAGGGTTCAACGCCGCGGTCGACGAGTACCGCCGCCGGCTCGAACTCCCGTATTTCTGGGAGGTGATGGAGCGCTCGGCGCGCGGTCTGGTGAACGCCTACACGCTCGGCGGACAGCACAATTTGTGGCGTCAGGCAGAGCGCGTGCTCGCGCCGACGCTTCTCGTCTACGGTGGACGCGACCGCCTGGTCTCCTTCCGGATGGCGCGGCGGGCGGCCGCGGCGTTCCGCGGTTCGCGACTGCTGACGCTCCCGGAGGCGGGGCACGTGGCGATGATGGAATACCCGGAGGCGGTGGCGCGGGCCGTCCGCGAGCTGCTGGACAGTGAAGTGAACGACGTGACCGCTGATGCGGGCAGGAGCTGA